One window from the genome of Microbulbifer sp. ALW1 encodes:
- a CDS encoding adenylate/guanylate cyclase domain-containing protein: MQNQPEESSGRQTDSRYPLYFRALICFAASGTLLNSIQWSALFTQDTLLQLGMATLLLAYIPIAYQISRRSDSDNAGQVRRWLSFTDALLIGMSMAMANFSILPSLLFLTMVQFNALTQGGGRCWFEHNTAMLLGVGIGYLLHRPALVVNADLNISAASLIGVFTYFCAYAVYTHNQLAKLKSDNAQLQQEQRLANLASYKLSRYLPKRLWRAVTTGREKEIVTERKLLTVFFSDIKDFSQLTEEMEAETLTRLLNNYLTEMSRIVAHYGGTIDKFIGDAVMVVFGDDQSKGPKSDALRCVAMALAMRKRVREMMQEWYDQGISHPLQIRMGINTGYCTVGVFGTADHQTYTVMGTHVNLAARLESAAEPGEVLISHETWAMIKQTVMCRDKGHVSVKGFSTPVKVYSVTDLRKNLGGQQSYLEEHAPGFAMHLDLDKVRNYDKDKVLQALRKAEARLKSKVII, from the coding sequence ATGCAGAATCAGCCTGAAGAATCCAGCGGCCGCCAGACAGACTCTCGCTATCCGCTCTATTTTCGCGCCCTGATCTGTTTTGCAGCCTCTGGCACGCTGCTGAACAGTATTCAGTGGTCCGCACTATTTACTCAAGACACCCTGCTCCAGCTGGGTATGGCTACCCTGCTGCTGGCGTATATCCCGATCGCCTACCAGATCTCCCGCCGCAGTGATTCAGACAACGCAGGCCAGGTACGCCGCTGGCTCTCGTTTACCGATGCGCTACTGATCGGCATGTCCATGGCCATGGCCAACTTCAGCATTCTCCCCAGCCTGCTGTTCCTGACCATGGTGCAGTTCAATGCCCTCACCCAGGGCGGCGGTCGCTGCTGGTTCGAACACAACACCGCGATGCTGCTTGGGGTTGGCATCGGCTACCTGCTCCACCGACCGGCGCTGGTGGTGAATGCCGACCTCAATATCAGTGCTGCCAGCCTGATCGGTGTGTTCACTTACTTTTGTGCTTACGCGGTTTATACCCACAACCAACTGGCAAAACTCAAGTCCGATAACGCGCAGTTGCAGCAGGAACAGCGCCTTGCCAACCTGGCCAGTTACAAGCTCTCACGTTACCTGCCCAAGCGCCTGTGGCGCGCGGTCACTACCGGCCGGGAAAAAGAGATCGTTACCGAGCGCAAACTGCTCACGGTGTTCTTTTCCGACATCAAAGACTTCAGCCAGCTCACTGAAGAAATGGAGGCGGAAACTCTCACCCGTCTGCTGAACAACTACCTGACCGAGATGTCGCGCATCGTTGCCCACTATGGTGGCACCATCGACAAGTTCATTGGCGATGCGGTGATGGTGGTGTTTGGCGATGATCAGAGTAAAGGCCCCAAATCCGACGCCCTGCGCTGTGTAGCCATGGCCCTGGCCATGCGCAAGCGGGTGCGGGAAATGATGCAGGAGTGGTATGACCAGGGGATCTCTCACCCGCTGCAGATTCGCATGGGCATCAATACTGGCTACTGTACCGTCGGCGTATTCGGCACTGCGGACCACCAGACCTATACCGTGATGGGCACCCATGTAAACCTGGCCGCACGCCTGGAAAGTGCCGCAGAACCCGGTGAAGTGCTGATCAGCCATGAAACCTGGGCCATGATCAAACAGACCGTCATGTGCCGGGACAAAGGCCACGTCAGTGTGAAAGGTTTCAGCACTCCGGTGAAGGTTTACTCGGTTACCGACCTGCGCAAGAACCTCGGCGGCCAGCAGAGTTACCTGGAAGAGCATGCCCCGGGCTTTGCCATGCACCTGGACTTGGACAAGGTCCGCAACTACGACAAAGACAAAGTGCTACAGGCGCTGCGCAAGGCGGAAGCGCGCTTGAAGAGTAAAGTCATCATTTAA
- a CDS encoding nitroreductase family protein — MDALDALHNRVSTGVLTEPAPNSLQRQNIFRAALRAADHGNLRPWRFLVIEGEARNRLGEIYLNASEAEAPLAAAQRERTLAMPLRAPLVLVAITRLQEHPKVPFEEQRMSTAGAVQAMLTAAFAQGVGAYWRTGALAENRAVAKSLGLADNEEISGFIYMGTPQKAPRAAPDLKVEDFFANWSGE, encoded by the coding sequence ATGGACGCGCTGGACGCATTGCATAACCGGGTATCAACAGGTGTTTTGACCGAGCCGGCCCCCAACTCCCTGCAGCGCCAGAATATCTTCCGCGCTGCCCTGCGCGCTGCCGACCACGGTAACCTGCGTCCCTGGCGTTTTCTTGTGATAGAAGGGGAGGCGCGGAACCGTCTGGGGGAAATCTATCTCAACGCCAGCGAGGCGGAGGCCCCACTGGCGGCTGCTCAGCGTGAGCGAACTCTGGCCATGCCACTGCGCGCACCGCTGGTGCTGGTTGCGATCACCCGGCTGCAAGAGCATCCCAAAGTCCCGTTTGAAGAGCAGCGGATGTCCACCGCTGGCGCCGTCCAGGCCATGCTGACCGCCGCCTTTGCCCAGGGCGTTGGTGCCTACTGGCGCACCGGTGCCTTGGCGGAGAACCGCGCGGTCGCCAAGTCGCTGGGCCTGGCGGACAACGAAGAAATCAGCGGTTTCATCTATATGGGCACTCCGCAGAAGGCACCACGAGCCGCACCGGACTTGAAGGTGGAAGATTTTTTCGCAAATTGGAGCGGCGAATAA
- a CDS encoding N-acetylmuramoyl-L-alanine amidase: MSHPLHLATITTILALALFGFTGCAMSDGANFHKNSTERSYRLEVVPSQNASERVRFLVLHFTAIDFETSLQVLTQPSNSPVSAHYLVPETNDPSYPYDELRVFQLVDEHRRAWHAGRSQWEDRSQLNDHSIGIEIVNKSNCQPPPESSPGAEPDAVCFFPEFDPKQIDLVIALTRDILTRYPDITPTRIVGHGDIIPHFKIDPGPKFPWQKLAEAGVGAWYEEEAVQRHLALLDGNTSSDPESIRRRFALWLADYGYGIDPETASDEEISLYTRAFQYHFRPWKADGEVDNQTRAILLALLEKYFPQKLSGYFVGGGEGLVSSD; encoded by the coding sequence ATGTCACACCCTCTCCACCTGGCAACCATCACCACAATCCTGGCGCTGGCACTATTTGGTTTTACCGGCTGCGCCATGAGCGATGGCGCCAATTTCCACAAAAACTCCACCGAGCGATCCTACCGGCTCGAAGTCGTGCCATCACAAAATGCCAGCGAACGCGTGCGCTTTCTGGTGCTGCACTTCACGGCCATCGATTTTGAAACCTCCCTGCAAGTGCTGACCCAACCCAGCAACTCTCCGGTCAGCGCCCACTACCTGGTGCCAGAAACGAACGACCCCAGCTACCCCTACGACGAGTTGCGCGTATTTCAATTAGTCGATGAACATCGCCGGGCGTGGCACGCCGGCAGAAGCCAGTGGGAGGACCGCAGTCAATTGAACGACCACTCCATCGGCATTGAGATAGTGAACAAGAGCAATTGCCAGCCGCCACCGGAGTCCTCCCCCGGTGCCGAGCCAGACGCGGTTTGCTTTTTCCCGGAATTCGACCCGAAACAGATTGATCTTGTGATTGCACTGACAAGGGACATCCTCACCCGCTACCCCGATATCACGCCCACGCGCATCGTCGGGCACGGGGATATCATTCCCCATTTCAAAATCGACCCCGGCCCCAAATTTCCCTGGCAGAAATTGGCCGAGGCCGGCGTTGGCGCCTGGTATGAAGAAGAAGCGGTTCAGCGCCACCTGGCACTTCTGGACGGGAATACCAGCAGTGATCCTGAAAGTATCCGCCGGCGCTTTGCGCTCTGGCTTGCGGATTATGGTTACGGGATAGACCCGGAAACGGCCAGTGACGAGGAAATCAGTCTTTATACCCGGGCTTTCCAATACCATTTCCGACCGTGGAAAGCGGATGGCGAGGTAGACAACCAGACGCGGGCGATTTTACTGGCGTTGCTGGAGAAGTATTTTCCGCAGAAGTTGAGTGGGTATTTTGTCGGGGGTGGGGAGGGATTGGTGTCGAGTGATTGA
- a CDS encoding TonB-dependent receptor, whose amino-acid sequence MFEKTKLSELIEGSVKKSLAKSSVFLAGTLFAASVMAQQSGSIEGRVYLDEKVAAAGVTITASSPVMPKNRTIETDSEGEFRLPALIPGTYTLTLTTEDGLTRTVNTRVLLDQRSNISIVMVPESDTGAMEEVAVVGERVELVGGGASLSNALGADVINALPVGQDYRELLKLLPGVQVTADSVRGPNAGGSGQDNTYAFDGVNITLPMFGTLAAEPSSHDIEQVSIERGGARAVGFNRAGGVSVDTKSKSGTNELKGSLEYRFQDPNLRAKDTDGIKSDVEETWLTASVSGPLIEDTLFFYGSYYGPTVTGENKETAYGSTKDYHSDRDEYFGKLTYAVTENILLNASYRTSDRVGEGLSIGEEEEDSVSSGESASQDIITFDGSWIISDNTTFTFQYGSYALESGTVPDNNLNVLPQYEAALDVSSLNQLGYFTVPNLDPDNADFDNVLAQQLIDQYGYVSNGQRFGGGGVGGYFQESQENYYRDSFEMALEHNFEVGDTSHELHIGYQWSEGKEDFARRSNGWGSILYIGGEESTEDGDPVYFRSRTEQMSFVDEDGNSVPSIVSYTVAHNFEINDSIEWNDFTFNVGFLISEDTYYGQGLKQNGANYSGFEVAPGNKYEMYKIDWKDMIQPRLGVTWAYNGQDTVFANFAQYNPQASSLARAASWDRNSARTLEVNWGADGSYLGYEPASGSSGKMFQDGMSPRRLDELTIGTTKGWGERISTRAHLRYREGSHFWEDAWNWARSDEGCYGDFDGDGINEHCVPADIEALGPYIPDLNQYRYGANEDGVGGIGGSSYVIAEMDDAYTRYWEFALEGEWYGDRTYLNASYVYSEYTGNFDQDNTSLTNDASLFIGSSSYADDYGQYTWDLKDGTLRGDKPHQLKVFGYYTLDWKANLGAFFTYQSGQPWEAWDGSIYGRSSDTMRYAEPAGSRRSASHWQMDLNYTQNFDVFSDYTLKFRADIFNLFDRQTGYNIDPRVDDEDFGRARSFFNPRRVQLSFGVDF is encoded by the coding sequence ATGTTCGAGAAGACAAAGCTGAGTGAGTTGATTGAAGGAAGCGTCAAGAAGTCTTTGGCAAAATCTTCGGTATTTTTGGCCGGAACCCTGTTTGCCGCGTCGGTAATGGCGCAGCAATCGGGGAGTATTGAGGGTAGGGTTTACTTAGACGAGAAGGTCGCCGCGGCGGGTGTCACCATTACCGCCAGCAGCCCGGTAATGCCGAAAAACCGCACGATCGAAACGGATTCAGAAGGTGAATTCCGGTTGCCGGCACTGATCCCGGGCACCTACACCCTGACGCTGACAACGGAAGATGGCCTAACCCGCACGGTGAATACCCGGGTACTGCTCGATCAGCGCTCCAATATATCCATTGTGATGGTGCCGGAGTCAGATACGGGCGCGATGGAAGAGGTGGCCGTAGTTGGTGAGCGCGTTGAGCTGGTTGGCGGTGGTGCATCACTTTCCAATGCGCTGGGGGCGGATGTCATCAATGCATTGCCCGTTGGGCAGGACTATCGGGAATTACTGAAACTATTGCCCGGTGTGCAGGTAACCGCAGATTCCGTTCGCGGCCCCAATGCCGGCGGCAGTGGTCAGGACAATACCTATGCCTTTGACGGTGTGAATATTACCTTGCCCATGTTCGGTACTCTTGCGGCGGAACCTTCCAGCCACGATATCGAGCAGGTGTCGATTGAGCGTGGTGGTGCCAGGGCCGTCGGGTTTAACCGCGCGGGCGGTGTCAGCGTCGATACCAAATCCAAGTCCGGTACCAATGAACTCAAAGGTAGTCTGGAATACCGCTTCCAGGATCCGAATCTCCGCGCAAAAGATACCGACGGCATTAAATCCGATGTCGAAGAGACCTGGCTGACCGCCAGTGTGAGCGGCCCGCTGATTGAGGATACCCTGTTCTTTTATGGCTCTTACTACGGGCCAACGGTTACCGGGGAAAACAAAGAAACCGCTTACGGGTCTACCAAGGATTATCACAGCGATCGCGATGAGTACTTTGGCAAGCTGACCTACGCCGTTACCGAAAATATCCTGTTGAACGCCAGCTACCGGACCTCTGACCGGGTGGGGGAAGGGCTTTCCATCGGTGAGGAAGAGGAAGATAGTGTTTCCAGTGGTGAGAGCGCGAGCCAGGATATCATCACATTTGATGGGTCCTGGATCATCAGTGACAACACGACCTTTACCTTCCAGTACGGCAGCTATGCGCTGGAATCGGGCACTGTGCCAGACAACAACCTGAATGTACTGCCACAATATGAGGCAGCCCTGGATGTTTCTAGCTTGAACCAGCTGGGATATTTCACTGTTCCCAATCTCGATCCCGATAATGCCGATTTTGACAACGTGTTGGCACAGCAGCTGATCGATCAATACGGATACGTCAGTAACGGGCAGCGCTTTGGCGGCGGCGGTGTTGGTGGTTATTTCCAGGAAAGCCAGGAAAACTACTATCGCGACAGCTTCGAGATGGCGCTAGAGCACAACTTCGAGGTGGGTGATACCAGCCACGAGCTGCATATCGGCTATCAATGGTCTGAGGGCAAAGAGGACTTTGCGCGACGTTCCAACGGCTGGGGATCCATTCTGTATATCGGCGGTGAGGAATCCACGGAAGACGGCGATCCCGTTTACTTCCGCTCGCGCACCGAGCAGATGAGCTTTGTGGATGAGGACGGCAACTCTGTGCCGTCGATTGTCTCCTACACCGTTGCGCATAACTTTGAAATCAATGACTCCATCGAATGGAATGATTTCACTTTCAATGTTGGCTTCCTGATCAGTGAGGACACCTATTACGGTCAGGGCCTCAAACAAAATGGTGCGAATTACTCCGGCTTCGAAGTGGCGCCGGGGAACAAGTACGAAATGTACAAAATCGACTGGAAGGATATGATCCAGCCGCGCCTGGGCGTGACCTGGGCCTACAACGGTCAGGACACCGTATTTGCCAATTTCGCGCAGTACAATCCCCAGGCCAGCTCGCTCGCGCGCGCGGCCTCCTGGGACCGAAACTCCGCGCGCACCCTGGAAGTGAACTGGGGTGCCGATGGCAGCTACCTGGGGTACGAGCCCGCCAGTGGTTCGTCCGGTAAGATGTTCCAAGACGGGATGAGTCCCCGCCGCCTGGATGAGTTGACCATCGGTACCACCAAGGGTTGGGGTGAGCGTATCAGCACCCGTGCACACCTGCGCTACCGCGAGGGTTCGCACTTCTGGGAAGATGCCTGGAACTGGGCGCGTTCCGATGAGGGTTGCTACGGTGACTTTGATGGCGATGGCATCAATGAGCATTGTGTACCTGCGGATATCGAAGCCCTCGGTCCCTATATTCCGGATCTGAACCAGTATCGCTACGGTGCTAACGAAGATGGTGTTGGCGGTATCGGTGGTTCCTCCTACGTGATTGCCGAGATGGATGATGCCTACACCCGCTATTGGGAGTTCGCCCTGGAAGGGGAGTGGTACGGCGATCGCACTTACCTGAATGCATCTTATGTGTACAGCGAATACACCGGTAACTTTGACCAGGACAATACGTCCCTGACCAACGATGCCAGCCTGTTTATCGGTTCGTCGAGCTATGCAGATGATTACGGGCAGTACACCTGGGACTTGAAAGACGGCACGCTGCGCGGAGATAAACCGCACCAGCTGAAAGTATTTGGCTATTACACCCTCGACTGGAAAGCCAATCTTGGTGCCTTCTTTACTTATCAGTCCGGTCAGCCCTGGGAAGCGTGGGATGGGTCCATCTATGGACGCAGTTCCGATACCATGCGGTATGCAGAGCCAGCGGGTAGCCGTCGCAGCGCTTCTCATTGGCAGATGGACCTGAACTACACCCAGAACTTTGATGTGTTCAGTGACTATACATTGAAATTCCGCGCTGACATTTTCAACCTGTTCGACCGCCAGACCGGCTACAACATCGACCCGCGAGTGGACGACGAAGATTTCGGAAGGGCGCGAAGCTTCTTCAATCCCCGTCGCGTGCAGTTGTCTTTTGGTGTTGATTTCTGA
- a CDS encoding NlpC/P60 family protein, with protein sequence MALVSCGDSGKPNVAVDGISASTPGGLEFVSDVPQVTEAMLQADFWVQRLSDDRVRMSAQEIHAFNAVNLAGDPYLHQLDEFPQVMPKAAVLKLIDAVSTPASSPRVFVDGSAVKAADYSQLEATVQRAEIPEEVTVRWGLVVERASMRSYPSRARVLKNTGDSDLDRFQETGVFPGQQLAILHESADGEWWFAVNYHYAAWLPKSAVALGEREEIHGWAQQSPRLTVSGAQLRTNFNPEDVRTSEVVLDMGVSLPLLSAAQVGHNVHGQNPFASFIVSLPVRNANGKLAFAPTLIGRGKDVSVGHLPYKPSSVLRQAFKFLGERYGWGHDYNGRDCTGFVGEVYKSFGILMPRNSGQQGKSAFAPTQTFASDDHEARVKALGSLSVGDLIYIPGHVMMYIGEVDGEPFVIHDVTGLSYYTPDEDYYRGTLSGVSVTPLMPLQLNGDKRYIDGIYAIKSII encoded by the coding sequence TTGGCATTGGTTTCATGTGGTGATTCCGGCAAGCCCAATGTTGCTGTAGACGGTATCTCTGCCTCCACACCGGGAGGTCTGGAGTTTGTCAGCGATGTCCCGCAGGTTACGGAGGCGATGTTGCAGGCAGATTTCTGGGTGCAGCGTTTAAGTGACGATCGTGTACGAATGTCTGCTCAGGAAATTCACGCATTCAATGCGGTAAACCTTGCCGGCGACCCTTACCTGCACCAGTTGGATGAATTCCCTCAGGTAATGCCGAAAGCCGCTGTTCTCAAGCTGATCGATGCCGTCAGCACGCCCGCGTCCTCACCGCGGGTATTTGTAGATGGCTCTGCAGTGAAAGCGGCGGATTACTCGCAGCTGGAAGCGACCGTGCAGCGTGCTGAGATACCTGAGGAGGTGACGGTGCGCTGGGGGCTGGTGGTCGAGCGGGCGAGTATGCGCAGTTATCCTAGCCGTGCCCGGGTGCTCAAGAATACTGGTGATTCCGACCTGGATCGCTTCCAGGAGACCGGCGTATTCCCCGGGCAACAACTGGCAATATTGCACGAAAGCGCGGATGGTGAATGGTGGTTCGCGGTGAATTATCACTACGCGGCCTGGTTGCCCAAAAGTGCGGTTGCTCTCGGTGAAAGAGAGGAGATTCATGGTTGGGCTCAGCAGTCGCCGCGGCTGACGGTTTCCGGTGCACAGTTGCGCACCAACTTTAACCCCGAAGATGTGCGGACCTCGGAAGTTGTACTGGATATGGGCGTTTCACTGCCACTGCTGAGTGCGGCGCAAGTGGGGCATAATGTGCACGGACAAAATCCTTTCGCCAGCTTTATCGTGTCACTGCCAGTACGGAATGCGAATGGCAAGCTCGCCTTTGCGCCCACACTTATTGGTCGCGGTAAGGACGTTAGTGTTGGACATCTGCCTTATAAGCCTTCGTCGGTCTTGCGCCAGGCCTTCAAATTTCTGGGGGAGCGCTATGGCTGGGGGCACGACTACAACGGTCGGGATTGCACTGGGTTTGTCGGTGAGGTTTACAAGTCGTTTGGTATCCTGATGCCTCGCAACTCCGGTCAGCAGGGTAAGAGCGCGTTTGCGCCGACACAGACATTTGCGTCCGATGACCACGAGGCGCGAGTCAAGGCGTTGGGCTCCCTTTCTGTAGGTGATCTTATCTATATCCCGGGGCATGTCATGATGTATATCGGTGAGGTGGATGGCGAGCCGTTTGTTATCCACGATGTGACCGGGCTCAGCTACTACACGCCAGACGAGGATTACTACCGCGGCACTCTGTCCGGTGTTTCGGTTACACCGTTGATGCCATTGCAGCTCAATGGTGACAAGCGCTATATCGATGGTATCTATGCCATAAAATCCATTATTTGA
- a CDS encoding dipeptide epimerase, which produces MKIVDVKLGMLQVPLVTPFKTALRTVECVEDVVVMLETDTGHIGYGNAPATAVITGDTHGSVIEAVRKIYTPLLLGRDVAELNCLTRQIESAMINNTSAKAAVEIALYDLFAQSYKTPLYKILGGGESSLTTDITISVDYIDKMVADAERAVERGFEILKLKVGKDIGLDIERIKAVYAAVKGRALLRLDANQGWSPKQAVAAIRGLEEAGVLLELVEQPVKAGNLEGMRYISERVNTPIMADESIFGPHEVLDVIQRQAAEIINIKLMKTGGISNALKIADLAGLYDIECMVGCMLETSIGVSAAAHVAAAKAPIVSKLDLDVPSLCQYDPVVGGATYKDADIILNETPGLGIERIEGLQPLA; this is translated from the coding sequence ATGAAAATTGTTGACGTAAAACTGGGCATGCTACAAGTGCCCCTGGTTACTCCGTTCAAGACCGCGCTGCGTACCGTAGAGTGTGTGGAGGATGTGGTCGTGATGCTGGAGACAGATACCGGGCATATCGGCTATGGCAATGCGCCGGCAACGGCGGTGATTACCGGGGACACCCACGGCTCGGTAATTGAGGCGGTTCGCAAAATTTACACCCCGCTGTTGTTGGGGCGGGATGTGGCTGAACTCAATTGTCTGACTCGCCAGATCGAGAGCGCGATGATCAATAACACCAGCGCCAAGGCGGCTGTGGAGATCGCGCTTTACGACCTGTTCGCCCAGAGTTACAAAACGCCGCTGTACAAAATACTGGGTGGTGGTGAGAGCAGCTTGACCACGGATATCACCATCAGTGTCGATTACATTGACAAAATGGTCGCGGATGCCGAAAGGGCAGTAGAGCGCGGTTTTGAAATCCTGAAGCTGAAAGTCGGCAAGGATATCGGCCTGGATATCGAGCGCATCAAGGCGGTCTATGCTGCGGTCAAGGGCCGCGCATTGCTGCGGCTGGATGCCAATCAGGGCTGGAGCCCCAAGCAGGCAGTCGCAGCAATCCGGGGTCTGGAGGAGGCGGGTGTACTGCTAGAGCTGGTAGAGCAGCCGGTCAAGGCGGGCAATCTTGAGGGAATGCGCTATATCTCCGAGCGAGTGAACACGCCGATTATGGCGGATGAGAGTATTTTCGGTCCCCACGAAGTGCTCGATGTGATCCAGCGCCAGGCGGCGGAAATTATCAATATCAAGTTGATGAAAACCGGCGGCATTTCCAATGCGCTGAAGATTGCTGACCTGGCCGGGCTTTACGATATCGAATGTATGGTTGGCTGTATGCTGGAAACCAGCATCGGCGTATCCGCTGCGGCGCATGTCGCGGCTGCCAAAGCACCGATTGTTTCCAAGTTGGACCTGGATGTGCCATCCCTGTGCCAATACGACCCGGTTGTTGGTGGCGCGACCTATAAAGATGCGGATATCATTCTCAATGAAACGCCTGGACTGGGTATTGAAAGAATCGAGGGACTGCAACCGCTGGCATGA
- a CDS encoding MurR/RpiR family transcriptional regulator, whose translation MTCLLKMRAMRDQLSVNERKLADFILENTQLLRDYSSSQLADAVGVSQSSVVKFSQKLGYRGYPSLKLAVYESYAGEVQGRGDEPQRPFSRADSPLSLLGQKKLEVLENTVSINEAEQFSAAVDAIRTARCIQVSACPGSVAVARYLTHQLLELGCWAVYDEGGALQERISGSLQEDDLLCILCDFGGEESLVNIANRAREYGVKVLSLTRYNYNAASIHSDIRLYVVPSEDDEAWQRLLFRSAQMHVIEGLISGLLTKG comes from the coding sequence GTGACCTGTCTATTGAAAATGCGCGCTATGCGCGACCAGTTGTCGGTGAATGAGCGCAAGCTCGCCGACTTCATTTTGGAAAATACCCAGCTACTCCGGGATTACTCTTCTTCGCAGTTGGCGGATGCCGTGGGTGTCAGCCAGTCCAGTGTGGTGAAATTTTCACAGAAGCTGGGATATCGGGGTTATCCCAGCCTTAAACTGGCCGTTTATGAATCCTATGCGGGTGAAGTGCAGGGGAGGGGCGATGAGCCCCAGAGACCTTTCTCGCGAGCCGACAGCCCGTTGAGTTTGCTCGGGCAGAAAAAGCTCGAGGTGCTGGAAAATACCGTCAGTATTAATGAGGCCGAGCAATTTTCCGCGGCAGTGGATGCGATTCGCACGGCGCGCTGTATCCAGGTGTCGGCCTGCCCGGGCTCAGTTGCAGTGGCGCGCTACCTGACGCACCAGCTATTGGAGCTGGGCTGTTGGGCGGTGTATGACGAGGGTGGTGCCCTGCAGGAACGTATTTCGGGGTCGCTGCAGGAAGACGATCTGTTGTGCATCCTGTGCGATTTTGGCGGTGAAGAGTCCCTGGTCAATATTGCCAATCGCGCGCGGGAATACGGGGTGAAGGTATTGAGTCTAACCCGCTATAACTACAATGCCGCGAGCATCCACTCTGATATTCGTTTGTATGTTGTGCCATCGGAAGACGATGAGGCGTGGCAGCGCCTGTTGTTCCGCTCTGCGCAGATGCATGTCATCGAGGGCCTGATCAGCGGTCTTTTGACCAAGGGCTGA
- a CDS encoding transglutaminase-like domain-containing protein, with amino-acid sequence MQSAYLQRSVLPMAIAALTLVVASHTAAAEPLSSAVPLTSSADTTTSQAEFLQNIQAQVDSGEYLAAETRIRALLENRKVSNMEPQPMQDAPEQQSLTSALAFEVERMRRIEMEFNLKPQDLLASIQRYIPDATESDISQWDNAGLLEYKVINGERRYFRKAAYNLVHISEAAAARSNDYRRFTDKAPLYQLHPHHQAVIASASPLRQAIAIDYTLTVDADAVPAGETIRAWLPFPQEVPARQENILLTHSEPNRYELAPATHPQRTIYLEKTAEKGKATEFSVRYRFDSLSGYTAIDADKVSALNTSAVEPYLAERPPHIQFSPQIRKLSERIVGDETNPYRIAQKLFAYVDEIPWAGAREYSTIRNISQYAAEAGHADCGQQTLLLMTLMRMNGIPARWQSGWEFSAGDFDTMHDWGEFYLAPYGWMPMDVTHGLLDGKTEQERWFYLGGIDSYRLIFNSDYSREFSPGKQHFRSETVDSQRGEVEWRGGNLYFDQWDYKMRWKLVESNATPQSPRS; translated from the coding sequence ATGCAAAGCGCATACCTTCAACGATCCGTTCTTCCTATGGCGATTGCCGCCCTGACCCTGGTCGTTGCCTCACACACCGCAGCCGCCGAGCCGCTTTCGTCGGCCGTGCCCCTTACATCGAGTGCAGACACCACCACGAGCCAGGCCGAATTCCTGCAAAACATCCAAGCACAGGTCGATAGCGGCGAATATCTTGCTGCCGAGACGCGGATTCGCGCGCTGCTTGAGAATAGAAAAGTATCCAATATGGAGCCGCAGCCGATGCAAGACGCCCCAGAACAGCAAAGCCTGACGTCCGCACTGGCTTTCGAGGTCGAACGCATGCGCCGCATCGAAATGGAGTTCAATCTCAAGCCACAAGACCTACTGGCCTCCATTCAGCGCTATATCCCCGATGCGACAGAGAGCGATATTTCGCAGTGGGACAATGCGGGCCTGCTGGAATACAAAGTCATCAATGGTGAACGACGTTACTTTCGTAAGGCAGCCTACAACCTGGTGCATATTTCTGAAGCCGCGGCGGCGCGTAGCAACGACTACCGCCGGTTTACGGATAAGGCGCCGCTGTACCAGCTGCATCCGCATCACCAGGCAGTCATCGCAAGCGCTTCCCCCCTGCGCCAGGCCATCGCCATTGATTACACACTGACAGTCGATGCCGACGCAGTGCCCGCAGGAGAGACCATCCGCGCCTGGCTGCCCTTCCCCCAGGAAGTACCGGCACGCCAGGAAAATATTCTGCTGACCCACAGTGAGCCAAACCGCTACGAACTAGCGCCAGCCACTCACCCGCAACGCACCATTTATCTGGAAAAAACCGCCGAAAAAGGCAAGGCCACCGAGTTCAGCGTTCGCTATCGCTTCGACAGCCTGAGCGGTTACACAGCCATTGACGCCGATAAGGTAAGTGCACTAAATACCAGTGCGGTTGAGCCTTACCTGGCTGAACGCCCCCCGCACATCCAGTTTTCGCCACAAATACGCAAGCTCTCAGAGCGTATTGTGGGCGATGAAACCAACCCCTACCGCATCGCGCAGAAGCTCTTTGCCTACGTCGACGAAATTCCCTGGGCCGGTGCCCGTGAATATTCCACCATCCGCAATATCAGCCAGTACGCGGCCGAAGCCGGCCATGCGGATTGCGGACAACAAACACTGCTGCTGATGACTCTGATGCGCATGAATGGTATCCCCGCGCGCTGGCAATCTGGTTGGGAGTTTTCTGCGGGAGACTTCGACACCATGCACGACTGGGGCGAATTTTACCTGGCGCCCTACGGCTGGATGCCAATGGACGTGACCCATGGCCTGCTGGATGGGAAAACCGAACAGGAGCGCTGGTTCTATCTGGGAGGCATCGACAGCTACCGCCTGATCTTCAACAGCGATTACAGTCGCGAATTCAGCCCCGGCAAACAACACTTCCGCTCAGAGACCGTGGACTCCCAGCGTGGGGAAGTGGAGTGGCGCGGCGGCAACCTCTATTTCGACCAGTGGGATTACAAAATGCGCTGGAAACTTGTGGAGTCAAACGCTACGCCGCAAAGTCCCCGCTCCTGA